In a genomic window of Pseudomonas mohnii:
- the bglX gene encoding beta-glucosidase BglX has translation MKKLCLLGLLVSLASHNVLAATTPAPLENKDAFISKLMKQMTLDEKIGQLRLISIGPEMPRELIRKEIAAGKIGGTFNSITRPENRPMQDAAMRSRLKIPMFFAYDVIHGHRTIFPIPLALASSWDMDAIGLSGRIAAKEAAADSLDITFAPMVDISRDPRWGRTSEGFGEDTYLVSRIAGVMVKAFQGAGANAADSIMASVKHFALYGAVEGGRDYNVVDMSPVKMYQDYLPPYRAAIDAGAGGVMVALNSINGVPATANTWLMNDLLRKEWGFKGLAVSDHGAIFELIKHGVAADGREAAKLAIKAGIHMSMNDTLYGKELPGLLKSGEIKQSDIDNAVRAVLGAKYDMGLFKDPYLRIGKAEDDPADTYADSRLHRAEARDVARRSLVLLKNRNETLPLKKTAKIALVGPLAKAPIDMMGSWAAAGKPAQSVTLFDGMNAAVADKATLIYARGANITNDKKVLDYLNFLNFDAPEVVDDPRPAHELIDEAVKAAKDADVVVAAVGESRGMSHESSSRTDINIPENQRELIRALKATGKPLVLVLMNGRPLSILEEKEQADAILETWFSGTEGGNAIADVLFGDYNPSGKLPITFPRSVGQIPTYYNHLTIGRPFTPGKPGNYTSQYFDDTTGPLYPFGYGLSYTDFSLSEMALSSTTLNKTGKLDASVTVKNTGQRDGETVVQLYIQDVTGSMIRPIKELKNFQKVMLKAGEQKVVHFTITEDDLKFFNAQLKYAAEPGKFNVQIGLDSEDVTQQSFELL, from the coding sequence ATGAAGAAGCTGTGTTTGCTGGGCCTGCTCGTCAGCCTGGCCAGTCATAACGTATTGGCCGCCACGACACCCGCACCCCTGGAGAACAAGGACGCCTTCATCAGCAAACTGATGAAGCAAATGACCCTCGATGAAAAAATCGGCCAGTTACGCCTGATCAGCATCGGCCCGGAAATGCCCCGGGAGCTGATCCGCAAGGAAATCGCGGCCGGCAAGATCGGTGGTACGTTCAACTCGATCACCCGCCCGGAAAACCGCCCGATGCAGGACGCGGCGATGCGCAGCCGGCTGAAGATCCCGATGTTCTTCGCCTATGACGTGATCCACGGCCACCGCACCATTTTCCCGATCCCGCTGGCCCTGGCCTCGAGCTGGGACATGGATGCCATCGGCCTGTCCGGGCGCATCGCCGCCAAGGAAGCCGCGGCTGACAGCCTCGACATCACCTTCGCGCCGATGGTCGACATCTCCCGCGACCCGCGCTGGGGTCGCACGTCCGAAGGCTTCGGCGAAGACACTTATCTCGTCTCGCGGATTGCCGGCGTGATGGTCAAGGCGTTCCAGGGCGCCGGCGCGAATGCCGCCGACAGCATCATGGCCAGCGTCAAGCACTTCGCCTTGTACGGCGCCGTCGAGGGCGGTCGCGACTACAACGTGGTCGACATGAGCCCGGTCAAGATGTACCAGGATTACCTGCCGCCCTACCGCGCCGCCATTGACGCCGGCGCTGGCGGGGTGATGGTCGCGCTGAACTCGATCAACGGCGTGCCGGCCACCGCCAACACCTGGCTGATGAACGACCTGCTGCGCAAGGAGTGGGGCTTCAAGGGGCTGGCGGTCAGTGACCACGGCGCGATTTTCGAACTGATCAAGCACGGCGTGGCCGCTGACGGTCGCGAAGCGGCGAAGCTGGCGATCAAGGCCGGCATCCACATGAGCATGAACGACACGCTCTATGGCAAAGAGCTGCCGGGGCTGTTGAAGTCTGGCGAGATCAAGCAAAGCGATATCGACAACGCCGTGCGTGCCGTACTGGGCGCCAAGTACGACATGGGCCTGTTCAAGGACCCGTACCTGCGCATCGGCAAGGCCGAGGATGACCCGGCCGACACCTACGCCGACAGCCGCCTGCACCGCGCCGAAGCCCGCGATGTGGCGCGTCGCAGCCTGGTGCTGCTGAAGAACCGGAACGAGACCCTGCCGCTGAAGAAAACCGCGAAAATCGCGCTGGTCGGTCCGCTGGCCAAGGCGCCGATCGACATGATGGGCAGTTGGGCCGCCGCCGGGAAACCCGCGCAATCGGTGACCCTGTTCGACGGCATGAACGCCGCCGTCGCCGACAAGGCAACGCTGATCTACGCCCGTGGCGCCAACATCACCAACGACAAGAAAGTCCTCGATTACCTGAACTTCCTCAACTTCGATGCACCGGAAGTGGTGGATGACCCGCGCCCGGCCCATGAGCTGATCGACGAAGCGGTCAAGGCCGCCAAGGATGCCGATGTCGTGGTGGCCGCCGTGGGTGAATCCCGTGGCATGTCCCACGAATCCTCGAGCCGCACCGACATCAATATCCCGGAAAACCAGCGTGAGCTGATCCGCGCCTTGAAAGCCACCGGCAAACCGCTGGTGCTGGTACTGATGAACGGCCGTCCGCTGTCGATTCTCGAAGAGAAGGAACAGGCTGACGCGATCCTGGAAACCTGGTTCAGCGGCACCGAAGGCGGCAACGCCATCGCCGACGTGCTGTTCGGCGACTACAACCCGTCCGGCAAACTGCCGATCACCTTCCCGCGTTCGGTGGGGCAGATTCCGACCTACTACAACCACCTGACCATTGGCCGGCCGTTCACGCCGGGCAAACCGGGCAACTACACCTCGCAGTATTTCGATGACACCACCGGCCCCCTGTACCCGTTCGGCTATGGCCTGAGCTACACCGACTTCAGCCTGAGCGAGATGGCCCTGTCATCGACCACGCTGAACAAGACCGGCAAGCTCGACGCCAGCGTCACGGTGAAAAACACTGGCCAGCGTGATGGCGAAACCGTGGTACAGCTGTACATCCAGGACGTGACCGGCTCAATGATCCGGCCGATCAAGGAACTGAAGAACTTCCAGAAAGTGATGCTCAAGGCCGGCGAACAGAAGGTCGTGCACTTCACCATCACCGAGGACGACCTGAAGTTCTTCAACGCCCAGCTCAAGTACGCGGCGGAACCGGGCAAGTTCAACGTGCAGATCGGCCTGGATTCCGAGGACGTGACGCAGCAGAGCTTTGAACTGCTGTAA
- a CDS encoding LemA family protein, whose translation MNVSPTYRSRLQVATLLVLATLLTACGINNIPTLDEQAKAAWGQVQNQYQRRADLIPNLVETVKGYAKHEEATLTAVIEARAKATSIQVDASTLDDPAKLKQYQQAQDQLSGALSRLMVVSERYPDLKANQNFLALQSQLEGTENRIAVARRDFILAVQKYNTEIRTFPGRLWHSVMYSNLPIRETFEATPGSEKAPEVKF comes from the coding sequence ATGAATGTCAGTCCAACCTACCGTTCTCGCTTGCAGGTCGCCACGCTGCTGGTGCTGGCCACATTGCTGACTGCCTGCGGCATCAACAATATTCCGACCCTCGATGAACAGGCCAAGGCTGCCTGGGGCCAGGTGCAAAACCAGTATCAGCGCCGTGCCGACCTGATTCCCAATCTGGTGGAGACCGTCAAGGGCTACGCCAAGCACGAAGAGGCAACCCTGACCGCCGTGATCGAGGCCCGGGCCAAGGCCACGTCGATCCAGGTCGATGCTTCGACCCTGGACGACCCGGCAAAACTCAAGCAATACCAACAGGCCCAGGATCAGCTCAGTGGTGCGTTGAGCCGGTTGATGGTGGTCTCCGAGCGCTACCCGGACCTCAAGGCCAACCAGAACTTCCTGGCCCTGCAATCGCAACTTGAAGGTACCGAGAACCGCATCGCCGTCGCCCGCCGCGATTTCATTCTCGCGGTGCAGAAGTACAACACCGAAATCCGCACGTTCCCCGGACGCCTGTGGCACAGCGTGATGTACAGCAATCTGCCGATTCGCGAGACCTTCGAAGCCACGCCGGGTTCGGAGAAGGCGCCCGAGGTCAAATTCTGA
- a CDS encoding TPM domain-containing protein, with protein sequence MRALKIGLMLLVWWVALAAQAELKFPQLTGRVVDNAQMIEPAVREQLTQQLQAHEKATGEQVVVVTVPDLQGTDIADFGYQLGRYWGIGQKDKNNGALLIVARDERKLRIEVGYGLEDRLTDAQSSVIIHQVITPSFKAGHFSKGISDGVAAMLVVLGGNALDEPSTAYESRGDPGDDFVSRHPGIFVFLVLLFILTVFVCQMLGILPAGRGGAGGSGGGFGGGGFGGGGGGGFSGGGGSFGGGGSSGGW encoded by the coding sequence ATGCGAGCGTTGAAGATAGGCCTGATGCTGTTGGTCTGGTGGGTTGCCCTGGCGGCCCAGGCCGAATTGAAGTTTCCGCAGCTGACCGGCCGGGTGGTGGATAACGCCCAGATGATTGAGCCAGCGGTGCGCGAGCAACTGACGCAGCAGCTTCAGGCTCATGAAAAAGCCACCGGCGAGCAGGTGGTCGTGGTCACGGTGCCGGACTTGCAGGGCACCGACATCGCCGATTTCGGCTATCAACTGGGGCGCTACTGGGGGATCGGGCAGAAGGACAAGAACAACGGAGCCTTGCTGATCGTGGCCCGTGACGAGCGCAAACTGCGCATCGAAGTCGGTTATGGCCTGGAAGATCGCCTGACCGATGCGCAGAGCTCGGTGATCATCCATCAGGTCATCACCCCGTCCTTCAAGGCCGGTCACTTCAGCAAAGGTATCAGCGACGGGGTGGCGGCGATGTTGGTGGTGCTGGGTGGCAACGCCCTGGACGAGCCATCGACCGCCTATGAATCCAGAGGCGATCCGGGTGACGATTTCGTCTCGCGGCATCCGGGTATCTTCGTGTTTTTGGTGCTGCTGTTCATCCTGACTGTGTTTGTCTGCCAGATGCTCGGTATCCTTCCCGCCGGCCGTGGGGGGGCGGGCGGCTCCGGAGGCGGTTTCGGCGGTGGAGGTTTCGGCGGCGGTGGCGGCGGTGGCTTCAGCGGCGGCGGGGGCAGTTTCGGGGGCGGTGGTTCGTCGGGCGGCTGGTGA
- a CDS encoding TPM domain-containing protein, whose translation MALLTEHEQRKVAEAIARVERDTDAELVTVLAARADDYAYIPLLWASLLALVVPGIVHYLTGWLTLHSLLLVQWISFIVLCLVFRLPKITTHLIPRAVRHWRASNLARRQFLEQNLHHTVGRTGMLIFVCEAERYVEILVDEGISSRLDDKNWDAIVATFTQQVRQGQTLQGFVNCVEACGELLKVHVPVTHVRNELPNRLVVLG comes from the coding sequence ATGGCATTACTCACTGAACATGAACAACGCAAAGTGGCCGAGGCCATTGCCCGGGTCGAGCGCGACACCGACGCGGAGCTGGTGACCGTGCTCGCGGCCCGCGCCGACGACTATGCGTACATCCCGCTGCTCTGGGCCAGTCTGCTGGCGCTGGTGGTGCCGGGTATCGTGCATTACCTGACGGGGTGGTTGACCCTGCACAGCCTGCTGCTGGTGCAATGGATCAGTTTCATCGTCCTGTGCCTGGTGTTCCGCCTGCCGAAAATCACCACCCACCTCATCCCGCGCGCGGTGCGGCACTGGCGTGCTTCCAACCTGGCGCGGCGACAGTTCCTGGAGCAAAACCTGCACCACACGGTTGGCCGCACTGGTATGTTGATATTCGTCTGTGAGGCCGAGCGCTATGTAGAAATTCTGGTAGATGAAGGGATCTCCAGTCGCCTGGACGACAAGAACTGGGACGCGATTGTCGCGACGTTCACCCAACAAGTGCGGCAAGGACAGACGTTGCAGGGGTTCGTCAACTGCGTCGAGGCGTGCGGCGAGTTACTCAAGGTTCATGTGCCGGTGACCCATGTGCGCAACGAGTTGCCCAATCGCCTGGTAGTGCTTGGCTAG
- a CDS encoding helix-turn-helix domain-containing protein: protein MSMHQMLDSLAGARGGAQALPVQLTAKETQTLMWCFKGKTSWEIARIQNCSESTVNFHFSNIRRKFAVRSRSAALLKAIEAGAISVGEVEWRGPHEPD from the coding sequence ATGTCAATGCATCAAATGCTCGACTCTTTGGCTGGCGCCCGCGGCGGCGCGCAGGCTCTGCCGGTGCAACTGACGGCCAAAGAAACACAAACCCTGATGTGGTGCTTCAAAGGTAAAACCTCGTGGGAAATCGCCAGGATTCAGAATTGTTCGGAATCCACGGTCAACTTCCACTTCTCCAATATTCGCCGCAAGTTTGCGGTCAGGTCTCGTAGCGCTGCCTTGCTCAAAGCCATTGAGGCGGGCGCCATCAGCGTGGGCGAGGTTGAATGGCGAGGCCCCCATGAGCCTGACTGA
- a CDS encoding putative holin, translating to MSLTDSTYNSVGGLLLGLGVATLPAIDGEVLFGASLGAWLVTTTRSNFKAWQRIGSWLLSAGVGYLFTPVALPLTPFLTAGVTAFLCALVVIPISIKLMLWIDGAALGEIVRHLRGRG from the coding sequence ATGAGCCTGACTGACTCGACCTACAACAGTGTCGGTGGACTGCTGTTGGGCTTGGGTGTCGCGACTCTGCCCGCGATTGATGGCGAGGTGCTGTTCGGTGCATCGCTCGGGGCGTGGCTGGTGACCACGACGCGCTCCAATTTCAAGGCGTGGCAGCGTATCGGCTCCTGGTTGCTGTCGGCGGGCGTCGGTTATCTCTTCACGCCGGTGGCACTGCCGTTGACCCCATTCCTGACAGCGGGTGTGACGGCGTTTCTTTGTGCGCTGGTCGTCATTCCCATCAGCATCAAGCTCATGCTGTGGATTGACGGTGCCGCCCTGGGGGAAATCGTTCGGCATTTGAGAGGGCGAGGATGA
- a CDS encoding phage holin family protein has protein sequence MGDDAVALALITGIAHLLSAFRLACYQRDEMRHRWRDGLLTSLCGGLFCVAGMDVLITSVPVSPWHSVVSVLLCVLIIRNEGNIIVLWRALK, from the coding sequence ATGGGTGATGACGCCGTTGCACTTGCCCTCATAACCGGCATTGCTCATTTGTTGAGTGCATTCAGGCTGGCCTGTTATCAGCGTGATGAAATGCGACACCGTTGGCGCGACGGACTGTTGACCAGCCTGTGTGGGGGGCTGTTTTGCGTGGCCGGGATGGATGTACTTATAACCTCTGTACCTGTGAGTCCATGGCATTCAGTGGTGAGCGTGTTGTTATGCGTACTGATCATACGAAATGAAGGAAATATCATTGTGCTATGGCGCGCCTTGAAGTAA
- a CDS encoding helix-turn-helix domain-containing protein, translated as MRSKKSQAVLTRLKQITGTKSDASLSSALKISPQTLSSWKGRDSTPYSLCVDIAQTRGISLDWLLLGEGPVLRPVPGQSSEENQDNSNRENTILALWRLLNEEDRHAIQYALEEKRRLRDMELQLAEMTAILKTLQPSKET; from the coding sequence TTGCGTAGCAAAAAATCACAGGCTGTTCTGACGCGCCTGAAGCAAATTACCGGTACTAAAAGCGATGCATCATTATCCTCCGCACTAAAGATCAGCCCGCAAACCCTCAGTAGCTGGAAAGGTCGCGATAGCACACCATACTCATTATGCGTAGATATCGCACAAACCCGTGGCATCTCTCTTGATTGGTTACTGCTCGGTGAAGGGCCGGTATTACGGCCTGTTCCCGGGCAGTCATCCGAGGAAAATCAAGACAATTCGAACCGGGAAAATACAATTCTCGCGTTATGGCGATTGCTCAATGAAGAGGATCGCCACGCCATTCAATATGCACTGGAGGAAAAGCGACGCCTGCGTGATATGGAACTTCAACTAGCGGAAATGACCGCCATCCTTAAGACACTTCAACCATCGAAAGAAACATAA
- a CDS encoding ogr/Delta-like zinc finger family protein: MSTYKMVCPHCLSRMRIRTSEGRHIFLRVAYLQCTSEACGWSVRAEFEMTHELSPSGMPNPAVRLPCAGPDLRRAARPVAVSETSTDTQQEP; this comes from the coding sequence ATGAGTACTTACAAGATGGTGTGTCCGCACTGCTTGAGCCGAATGCGTATTCGAACCAGCGAGGGCCGTCATATTTTTCTGCGGGTCGCCTATTTGCAATGTACGTCGGAAGCGTGCGGCTGGTCGGTTCGCGCCGAGTTCGAAATGACCCATGAACTTTCCCCCAGTGGAATGCCCAACCCGGCGGTTCGGTTACCTTGCGCCGGGCCGGACTTGCGCCGTGCCGCCCGGCCTGTTGCAGTCAGTGAAACATCGACGGACACGCAACAGGAGCCGTGA